The proteins below are encoded in one region of Campylobacter helveticus:
- the rsfS gene encoding ribosome silencing factor: MQERIATITQILDEKKAEEIEVFDMRGGEYFVSFVIIATTLGEKHALSLIDELKTKLKAKGEEFLNVESSEEWSVIDLGDILIHLLSPQHRGVYKLEELLKDLKRA; the protein is encoded by the coding sequence ATGCAAGAAAGAATCGCCACTATCACACAAATTTTAGATGAAAAAAAGGCTGAAGAAATTGAAGTTTTTGATATGAGAGGGGGAGAATATTTTGTAAGCTTTGTCATCATCGCTACGACTTTAGGCGAAAAACACGCCCTTTCTTTAATAGACGAGCTTAAAACAAAGCTCAAAGCCAAAGGTGAAGAATTTTTAAATGTGGAAAGTAGTGAAGAATGGAGCGTGATAGACCTAGGCGACATACTCATACACTTGCTAAGTCCGCAACACCGCGGCGTTTATAAGTTAGAAGAATTATTGAAAGATTTAAAAAGAGCTTAG
- a CDS encoding DUF4153 domain-containing protein codes for MVWRVFNLLLWANLSIKPTLKKIKSIWLFAVFILACCGLYGILVRVGVYGFTPSRLAVLLLGIWLLASVLLGVFWINRVLKFSFILLASLTLFLCFFGNEISLASQKAQLETLKSKESLNEEDRKRFNSITKEIEDLKRERSL; via the coding sequence TTGGTTTGGCGTGTTTTTAATCTTTTACTTTGGGCAAATTTATCCATAAAACCTACGCTAAAAAAGATAAAATCCATCTGGCTTTTTGCTGTTTTTATCCTCGCTTGTTGTGGGCTTTATGGAATTTTAGTGCGTGTGGGAGTGTATGGCTTTACGCCTTCGCGTTTGGCTGTTTTGCTTCTTGGAATTTGGCTTTTAGCTTCTGTTTTATTAGGTGTTTTTTGGATAAATAGAGTTTTGAAATTTAGTTTTATCCTTTTAGCAAGTCTTACATTATTTTTATGCTTTTTTGGCAATGAAATTTCTTTAGCCTCGCAAAAAGCACAGCTTGAAACACTAAAATCAAAAGAAAGTTTAAACGAAGAAGACAGAAAGCGGTTTAATAGTATAACAAAAGAGATAGAGGATTTAAAAAGAGAGCGGAGTCTCTAA
- the gap gene encoding type I glyceraldehyde-3-phosphate dehydrogenase produces the protein MAIKVAINGFGRIGRCVARIIAERDDIELVAINDTTDTELTKYLLKYDSVHGEFGASVEIDGGDLVINHQKVKMFHTRDINELDFAKYGAQLVFECTGAHLTQEKCQTFLDKGVKKVLMSAPAKDDTPTFVMGVNSNLYKGEAIISNASCTTNCLGPVCRVLQDKFGIEKGLMTTIHAYTNGQSIIDAKAKDKRRSRAAAQNIIPTSTGAAKAMKLVMPELDGKLHGQSMRVPVIDVSSVDLTALLSKKVSKDELNEAFREASRTNLKGILAVDDDERVSSDFITSPFGAVVASDLTQVIGEDFVKIVAWYDNEWGYSSRLVDMAVYVMGA, from the coding sequence ATGGCTATAAAAGTTGCTATCAATGGGTTTGGGCGTATAGGAAGATGTGTGGCAAGAATCATTGCTGAGCGTGATGATATAGAGCTTGTGGCGATTAATGACACGACAGATACCGAGCTGACAAAATACCTCTTAAAATACGATTCCGTTCACGGAGAATTTGGTGCAAGTGTGGAGATTGATGGGGGTGATTTAGTCATTAATCATCAAAAGGTCAAGATGTTTCACACGCGTGATATTAATGAACTTGATTTTGCAAAATACGGCGCACAGCTTGTGTTTGAATGCACAGGCGCACATTTGACGCAAGAAAAATGCCAAACTTTTTTAGACAAAGGTGTTAAGAAAGTTTTAATGTCCGCTCCTGCAAAGGACGACACTCCAACCTTTGTAATGGGCGTAAATTCTAATCTTTATAAGGGTGAGGCGATTATTTCAAACGCTTCTTGCACGACAAATTGTTTGGGTCCTGTTTGTAGGGTTTTGCAGGATAAATTTGGCATTGAAAAAGGTTTGATGACAACTATACACGCTTATACAAATGGACAAAGCATTATTGATGCTAAGGCTAAAGATAAACGCCGTAGCCGTGCTGCCGCGCAAAACATTATCCCAACTTCCACAGGAGCAGCAAAAGCGATGAAACTTGTAATGCCTGAGCTTGATGGCAAACTTCACGGACAAAGTATGCGTGTGCCTGTGATAGATGTTTCTAGTGTGGATTTAACGGCACTTTTAAGTAAAAAAGTAAGCAAAGATGAGCTTAATGAGGCTTTTAGAGAGGCGAGTAGAACGAATTTGAAAGGGATTTTAGCTGTTGATGATGATGAGAGGGTTTCGAGTGATTTTATTACCTCGCCTTTTGGGGCTGTGGTGGCGAGTGATTTGACTCAAGTCATCGGTGAAGATTTTGTTAAAATTGTCGCTTGGTATGATAATGAGTGGGGTTATTCTAGCCGTCTTGTTGATATGGCTGTTTATGTAATGGGAGCTTAA
- the nadD gene encoding nicotinate (nicotinamide) nucleotide adenylyltransferase, whose protein sequence is MKIALFGGSFDPPHQGHESVIKEALNTLEIDRLIIMPAFISPFKESFSAPAQKRLEWVVKLWGKLKGVEICDFEIKQNRPVPSIESVNFLYKLYQPSKFYLLVGADHLATLASWHCFEELKQKVEFVIAKRDEIFIPKDFKELDTHIKISSSFIREYLNLDKVSDEIQEEVKKYYQK, encoded by the coding sequence ATGAAAATCGCACTTTTTGGCGGTAGTTTTGACCCGCCTCATCAAGGACACGAAAGCGTTATCAAAGAGGCTTTAAACACCTTAGAAATCGATAGACTTATCATTATGCCAGCCTTTATTAGCCCTTTTAAAGAAAGCTTCAGTGCCCCAGCACAAAAAAGGCTTGAATGGGTTGTTAAACTTTGGGGGAAGTTAAAAGGGGTTGAAATTTGCGATTTTGAAATCAAGCAAAACCGCCCAGTGCCAAGCATAGAGAGTGTCAATTTCCTATATAAGCTTTATCAACCTAGCAAATTTTATCTTTTAGTGGGGGCTGACCACCTCGCAACCTTAGCTTCGTGGCATTGTTTTGAAGAATTAAAGCAAAAAGTTGAATTTGTCATCGCTAAACGCGATGAGATTTTCATACCAAAAGATTTTAAAGAACTTGACACGCATATTAAAATTTCCTCTTCTTTCATAAGAGAGTATTTAAATTTGGATAAAGTTAGCGATGAAATCCAAGAAGAAGTTAAAAAATACTACCAAAAATAG
- a CDS encoding phosphoglycerate kinase, giving the protein MKGEIISIKDIDLAKKKVFIRCDFNVPQDDFLNITDDRRIRSAIPTIRYCLDNGCSVILASHLGRPKEISSKYSLEPVAKRLSRLMSKEVLLAKDVVGEDAKKKAQNLGASEILMLENLRFEKGETKNDENLAKELASLAEVYINDAFGVCHRAHASVEAITRFFDVKAAGFLLQKEIKFADNLLRHPARPFVAVVGGSKVSGKLQALINLLPKVDKLIIGGGMAFTFLKALGYDIGNSLLEEELLEDARAIMKKGKELGVKIYLPVDVAVARTCSSEAFMSYVPTQEIPSGFMGLDIGPASGKLFREALADAQTIWWNGPMGVFEIEKFAKGSLKMAHFIGDSHATTIIGGGDTADVVARSGEADEMTFISTGGGASLELIEGKELPGVKPLRGEV; this is encoded by the coding sequence ATGAAAGGCGAGATTATTTCCATAAAAGATATTGATTTAGCAAAAAAGAAAGTTTTTATAAGATGTGATTTTAATGTCCCTCAAGATGATTTTTTAAATATCACAGACGATAGACGCATTCGCTCGGCTATCCCTACCATACGCTACTGCCTTGATAATGGTTGTAGTGTGATTTTAGCTTCTCACTTAGGACGCCCTAAGGAAATTAGCTCAAAATACTCACTTGAACCTGTGGCAAAAAGACTTTCAAGATTGATGAGCAAGGAAGTGCTTTTGGCTAAAGATGTTGTTGGGGAGGACGCAAAGAAAAAGGCGCAAAATTTAGGAGCGAGTGAGATTTTGATGCTTGAAAATTTACGCTTTGAAAAGGGTGAAACAAAAAATGATGAAAATTTAGCTAAAGAACTTGCCTCTTTAGCGGAGGTTTATATTAACGATGCGTTTGGGGTGTGTCATAGAGCGCATGCGAGTGTGGAGGCGATTACAAGATTTTTTGATGTGAAAGCAGCAGGCTTTTTGTTACAAAAAGAGATTAAATTCGCTGATAATCTTTTACGCCACCCTGCTCGTCCTTTTGTCGCAGTAGTAGGCGGCTCAAAAGTAAGCGGAAAGCTACAAGCCCTCATCAATCTCTTACCAAAAGTCGATAAACTCATCATAGGCGGAGGTATGGCTTTCACCTTTTTAAAAGCTTTAGGCTATGATATAGGAAATTCACTTTTAGAAGAAGAATTACTCGAAGATGCTAGGGCTATTATGAAAAAGGGTAAAGAACTTGGCGTGAAAATTTACCTCCCAGTTGATGTGGCTGTGGCAAGGACTTGTTCGAGCGAAGCTTTTATGTCTTATGTGCCAACGCAAGAAATTCCAAGTGGCTTTATGGGACTTGACATAGGACCTGCTAGCGGAAAGCTTTTTAGAGAAGCTTTAGCCGATGCACAAACGATCTGGTGGAATGGACCTATGGGCGTTTTTGAGATAGAAAAATTTGCTAAAGGCTCTTTAAAAATGGCACATTTCATAGGCGATAGCCACGCTACGACCATCATAGGAGGAGGTGATACGGCTGATGTAGTCGCAAGAAGTGGAGAGGCTGATGAGATGACCTTTATTTCCACAGGAGGTGGGGCAAGTTTAGAGCTAATCGAGGGTAAAGAACTTCCGGGCGTGAAGCCTTTGCGAGGCGAGGTATGA